One window of the Desmospora profundinema genome contains the following:
- a CDS encoding lytic polysaccharide monooxygenase, which produces MVLRGSTLLVAFGTMLLLMAGMLVFAESASAHGYVESPTSRAYLCKQGDNTNCGQVQYEPQSVEGPGKFPAEGPPDGQIAGGTVFPELDEQTADRWKKVNLNGGKNTFKWHLTAPHSTTDWRYYITKKDWDPNKPLGRDALELEPFCSFEDGGARPSPSVTHECNVPTDRSGYHLILAVWEIDDTPMAFYQVIDVNLNNGNPGDDPEQPGDDPEQPGDDPEQPGDDPEQPGDDPEQPGDDPEQPGNEGDWQAQASYQVGDQITYQGKTYTCIQAHTSQEGWEPPNVPALWGEAEGSDYGAEPEQQKSFWETLRSFFGWGD; this is translated from the coding sequence ATGGTGTTAAGAGGCTCCACACTGCTTGTGGCTTTCGGGACGATGCTCCTACTGATGGCCGGTATGTTGGTATTTGCCGAGAGTGCTTCTGCTCACGGTTATGTCGAGTCACCGACCAGCCGCGCCTATCTGTGCAAACAGGGCGACAACACCAATTGTGGTCAAGTGCAATATGAGCCGCAGAGTGTGGAAGGACCGGGAAAGTTCCCGGCAGAGGGTCCGCCGGATGGTCAAATTGCCGGTGGCACGGTTTTTCCTGAGTTGGATGAACAAACGGCTGATCGCTGGAAAAAAGTCAATCTCAATGGCGGAAAAAACACCTTCAAATGGCACCTAACCGCTCCACACAGTACCACCGATTGGAGATATTATATTACCAAGAAAGATTGGGATCCCAATAAACCGCTGGGCCGCGATGCTTTGGAGCTGGAACCCTTTTGCTCTTTCGAAGATGGCGGTGCCAGACCGTCCCCTAGCGTCACACACGAATGTAACGTACCGACGGATCGCAGCGGCTACCACCTGATTCTGGCCGTCTGGGAAATCGATGATACCCCGATGGCTTTCTATCAAGTGATTGACGTCAACCTGAATAACGGAAATCCCGGCGATGACCCGGAACAGCCCGGCGACGATCCGGAACAACCCGGTGACGATCCGGAACAACCCGGCGACGACCCGGAACAGCCCGGTGACGATCCGGAACAACCCGGTGACGACCCGGAACAACCTGGTAACGAAGGCGATTGGCAGGCTCAAGCGTCTTATCAAGTGGGAGATCAGATAACCTATCAAGGAAAAACGTATACCTGTATTCAAGCCCATACATCCCAGGAAGGTTGGGAACCGCCGAATGTTCCTGCATTGTGGGGTGAAGCAGAGGGATCCGATTACGGTGCGGAACCCGAACAACAGAAGTCATTCTGGGAGACCCTTCGATCCTTTTTCGGTTGGGGCGACTGA
- the rpoE gene encoding DNA-directed RNA polymerase subunit delta, with amino-acid sequence MSEQLAKQMSPDEIRETAMVDLAFHMLKEKGEPILYRNLMQEVAQLKGFTEEQINHYISQLYTEMNIDGRFICVGKSLWGLRGWYPTEQATDSAVAQNVKDDYSDELDEEDLFDGEEDGFESEADTDDADFEADFEEDGEYDEDGDGDDEDDAEEEEES; translated from the coding sequence ATGTCTGAACAATTGGCTAAACAAATGTCGCCCGATGAGATCCGCGAGACGGCTATGGTGGATCTGGCGTTTCATATGTTGAAGGAAAAAGGGGAACCGATCCTGTATCGGAATCTGATGCAGGAAGTGGCTCAGTTGAAGGGATTCACAGAAGAACAAATCAACCATTACATCTCCCAGCTCTATACGGAGATGAACATTGACGGTCGTTTTATTTGCGTGGGAAAAAGCTTGTGGGGCCTGCGGGGATGGTATCCGACGGAGCAGGCCACCGATTCCGCCGTCGCGCAAAATGTGAAAGATGATTATTCCGATGAACTGGATGAAGAGGATCTGTTTGACGGAGAAGAAGACGGCTTTGAAAGTGAAGCCGACACCGATGATGCTGACTTTGAGGCCGATTTTGAAGAAGACGGCGAATATGACGAAGATGGAGATGGAGACGACGAGGACGATGCGGAGGAAGAGGAAGAATCTTGA
- a CDS encoding CTP synthase encodes MTKFIFVTGGVVSSLGKGITAASLGRLLKNRGLSVTIQKFDPYINVDPGTMSPYQHGEVFVTDDGAETDLDLGHYERFIDINLSKNSNVTTGKVYSAVINKERRGDYLGGTVQVIPHITNEIKDRVFRAARETHPDVVITEIGGTVGDIESLPFLEAIRQIKSEVGREHVMYIHCTLIPELSATGELKTKPTQHSVKELRGIGIQPHVIVCRTGRPLSEDMKRKLALFCDIDYEAVIECRDAETLYEVPLMLQNEGLDDIVVKHLGLKTGEADMSEWVALVDKVKNLSHTTRIAIVGKYVALKDAYMSVVESLNHAGFENDTEVDMRWVNAEEVTDANAATLLEGVDGILVPGGFGDRGIEGKIAAVRYAREQRIPMFGICLGMQVACIEGARHLLGMESANSSEIDPETPHPLIDLLPEQKEIEDLGGTMRLGLYPCKLAPGSKAQEAYGNGLTYERHRHRYEFNNEYREAMVRAGYLFSGTSPDGRLVEIVELKDHPWFVGCQFHPEFTSRPNRPQPLFRDFVAAALGVRLNTVQR; translated from the coding sequence ATGACCAAGTTTATCTTTGTAACCGGCGGTGTCGTGTCGTCCTTGGGCAAGGGGATTACGGCAGCATCACTGGGCCGGCTCCTGAAAAACCGAGGACTGAGCGTAACCATTCAAAAATTTGATCCCTACATCAATGTGGACCCTGGTACGATGAGCCCTTACCAGCATGGAGAAGTATTTGTCACGGATGACGGGGCGGAAACGGACCTGGACCTGGGCCACTATGAACGTTTCATCGACATCAACCTGTCCAAAAACAGCAATGTGACCACCGGCAAGGTGTACTCCGCTGTGATCAACAAAGAGCGGCGGGGGGATTATCTGGGGGGAACCGTACAAGTGATCCCTCACATCACCAACGAGATTAAGGATCGGGTGTTCCGTGCCGCTCGTGAAACCCATCCGGATGTGGTGATCACCGAGATCGGCGGCACGGTCGGCGATATCGAAAGCTTGCCGTTTTTGGAGGCGATCCGCCAGATTAAAAGCGAAGTGGGCCGGGAGCATGTAATGTATATCCACTGCACCTTGATTCCGGAGCTTTCCGCCACCGGTGAACTGAAGACCAAACCCACTCAGCACAGCGTCAAGGAACTGCGTGGAATCGGGATTCAGCCCCATGTGATCGTCTGTCGGACCGGACGTCCCCTGTCAGAGGACATGAAACGAAAACTGGCGTTGTTCTGCGACATCGATTATGAGGCTGTGATTGAGTGTCGTGACGCGGAAACACTTTATGAAGTTCCCCTGATGCTCCAGAATGAGGGGCTGGATGACATCGTCGTCAAACATCTCGGTCTGAAGACGGGTGAGGCGGACATGAGCGAGTGGGTCGCACTGGTCGATAAGGTAAAAAACCTGTCTCATACCACCCGGATTGCGATTGTCGGAAAGTATGTGGCTTTGAAGGACGCTTATATGAGCGTGGTGGAATCCCTTAACCACGCAGGGTTTGAAAATGATACCGAAGTGGACATGCGCTGGGTCAACGCAGAAGAAGTGACCGATGCTAACGCCGCCACTCTTTTGGAAGGAGTGGATGGTATTCTGGTTCCCGGCGGATTTGGTGATCGCGGGATCGAGGGCAAAATTGCCGCCGTCCGTTATGCACGGGAGCAACGCATTCCCATGTTTGGAATCTGCCTCGGCATGCAAGTGGCCTGTATCGAGGGCGCACGCCACCTGCTGGGAATGGAAAGTGCCAATAGCTCTGAGATCGATCCGGAGACTCCTCATCCCTTGATCGACCTGTTGCCTGAACAAAAGGAGATTGAGGATCTGGGCGGTACCATGCGTTTGGGATTGTATCCCTGTAAATTGGCCCCGGGTTCCAAAGCGCAGGAGGCGTATGGAAACGGTTTGACTTATGAGCGGCACCGCCACCGATATGAATTCAACAACGAGTATCGGGAGGCGATGGTACGAGCCGGGTATCTCTTTTCGGGTACCTCTCCCGACGGTCGTCTGGTGGAGATCGTGGAGCTGAAAGACCACCCCTGGTTTGTGGGTTGCCAGTTCCACCCGGAATTCACCTCCCGTCCCAACCGTCCTCAGCCGTTGTTCCGGGACTTCGTGGCTGCCGCACTGGGTGTGCGCCTCAATACGGTTCAACGATAA
- a CDS encoding response regulator produces the protein MALSNMKLLIVDDQYGIRVLLKEVFTREGLEVFQAANGKVALEIIHVEHPDLILLDMKMPGMDGLELLRHLKKEAVNPKVIMMTAYGELDMVEEATKLGALAHFTKPFDIEELRAEVLRQLLQSAK, from the coding sequence ATGGCTCTGTCCAACATGAAACTGCTGATTGTGGACGATCAGTACGGTATTCGCGTTCTACTCAAGGAAGTATTCACCCGGGAAGGGTTGGAAGTGTTTCAGGCAGCGAACGGAAAAGTGGCTCTGGAGATTATCCATGTCGAGCATCCCGACTTGATCTTATTGGATATGAAGATGCCGGGTATGGATGGCTTGGAGCTGCTGCGCCATCTGAAAAAAGAAGCGGTTAACCCAAAAGTCATCATGATGACGGCATACGGGGAGCTGGATATGGTGGAAGAAGCGACCAAGTTGGGAGCATTGGCCCACTTCACCAAACCCTTTGACATCGAGGAACTTCGAGCAGAGGTATTGCGGCAGCTGTTGCAAAGCGCCAAATAA
- a CDS encoding hotdog domain-containing protein: MDEVKIRIRMSQSDAHYGGDLVDGARMMSLFGDVATELLIRHDGDEGLFVAYDSVEFTAPVHAGDYIEATGRIERVGNTSRSMSFTACKVIEARIDPSRPSAARVLEEPLVVARATGTCVVPKERQR, from the coding sequence ATGGATGAGGTGAAAATCCGGATTCGGATGAGTCAGTCTGATGCCCATTATGGCGGGGACTTGGTTGACGGAGCCCGGATGATGTCTCTGTTCGGGGATGTGGCGACCGAGTTGTTGATCCGGCATGATGGGGATGAAGGTTTGTTTGTCGCTTATGATTCGGTTGAATTTACGGCTCCGGTTCATGCCGGGGATTATATCGAAGCAACCGGCCGAATCGAGCGGGTGGGAAACACTTCGCGTTCGATGTCCTTTACTGCCTGTAAAGTGATCGAAGCCCGCATCGATCCGTCGCGTCCCTCTGCAGCCCGAGTGTTGGAGGAACCATTGGTGGTGGCCCGGGCTACCGGAACCTGTGTCGTTCCCAAAGAACGACAGCGGTAG
- a CDS encoding BKACE family enzyme — MQKLIITAALVGAEVSREDTPHLPVTPKEIGEAAVKAFDAGAAIAHIHVRDADGNPSQDRELYREAIAEIRRRCDIIVQVSTGGAVDMGADERIQPVDLRPEMATLTTGTVNFGGGVFYNPPEWIRQFALRMKEQGVRPEFEIFDSGMIPTALLLVKEGLVEGHLHFDFVMGVPGGIPADPRHLLLLVDQLPPGATWTVAGVGRHQLPLSVWAITMGGHVRVGLEDNLYYRKGELATNEQLVARVSRLAGELQRPIATPDEARKILGIG; from the coding sequence TTGCAGAAACTGATCATTACCGCTGCTCTGGTGGGGGCGGAAGTAAGCAGGGAAGACACCCCTCACCTTCCGGTTACACCGAAGGAGATTGGGGAAGCAGCCGTCAAGGCCTTTGATGCGGGGGCGGCGATCGCTCACATCCATGTGCGGGATGCCGACGGAAACCCGAGTCAGGATCGGGAACTGTACCGGGAAGCGATCGCGGAAATCCGTCGGCGGTGTGACATCATCGTACAGGTCTCTACCGGTGGAGCGGTTGATATGGGGGCCGACGAGCGAATTCAACCCGTCGATCTGCGCCCCGAGATGGCGACACTGACCACGGGAACTGTCAATTTTGGCGGGGGTGTATTCTACAATCCGCCGGAATGGATCCGTCAATTTGCCCTTCGCATGAAGGAGCAGGGGGTTCGGCCTGAATTTGAAATCTTTGACTCCGGGATGATACCGACGGCTCTTCTCCTGGTGAAAGAAGGGCTGGTGGAAGGGCACCTCCACTTTGATTTTGTTATGGGTGTGCCTGGCGGCATCCCGGCTGACCCCCGACATCTGTTGCTGTTGGTGGACCAGCTTCCACCGGGCGCAACCTGGACAGTGGCCGGGGTGGGCCGTCACCAGTTGCCTCTGTCCGTTTGGGCGATCACAATGGGCGGTCATGTCCGAGTGGGCCTGGAGGATAACCTGTACTACCGTAAAGGAGAGTTGGCCACCAACGAACAGTTGGTGGCCCGGGTGAGCCGCCTGGCCGGAGAATTGCAACGTCCAATCGCCACTCCGGATGAAGCGAGGAAGATATTGGGGATTGGATAG
- the fba gene encoding class II fructose-1,6-bisphosphate aldolase has translation MPLVPMTHFLPQAKQEGFAVGQFNMNNLEFTQGIAAAAKEEQSPFIFGVSEGAMRYMGIDYVVAMAEIAARQSGVPVALHLDHGSSFDVVMKCIQAGFSSVMFDGSHHPYEENIRLTKEVVKAAHAVGVSVEGELGTIGGVEDDLEVDEADAALAKPEEAIRFWEETQVDAMAIAVGTAHGMYKGEPKIHFDIIDEVAKKIDAPIVLHGGSGVPDDAIQESIRLGVGKINVNTESQVACTQKIRELLGADPDMIDPRKYLGPGREAIKETVKGKMRLFGSSGKA, from the coding sequence ATGCCGTTAGTACCGATGACCCATTTTTTACCCCAAGCCAAACAAGAGGGTTTCGCTGTTGGACAATTCAATATGAACAACCTGGAATTTACCCAGGGAATTGCGGCAGCAGCGAAGGAAGAACAATCCCCTTTCATCTTTGGTGTGAGCGAAGGAGCCATGCGCTATATGGGGATTGACTATGTGGTGGCAATGGCCGAAATCGCTGCCAGACAATCCGGAGTGCCTGTCGCTTTGCATCTGGATCACGGCAGCAGCTTTGACGTGGTGATGAAGTGTATCCAAGCGGGATTCTCGTCAGTCATGTTCGACGGATCGCACCATCCCTATGAAGAAAACATCCGTCTCACCAAAGAAGTGGTAAAGGCCGCCCATGCCGTCGGCGTCTCTGTGGAAGGGGAACTGGGTACCATCGGCGGGGTGGAAGACGACCTTGAGGTGGATGAGGCTGACGCTGCTTTGGCCAAGCCGGAGGAGGCGATCCGCTTTTGGGAGGAAACCCAGGTAGATGCGATGGCCATTGCGGTGGGAACCGCTCATGGAATGTATAAAGGCGAACCCAAAATCCACTTTGACATTATCGATGAAGTGGCTAAAAAAATTGATGCTCCCATCGTGCTCCATGGCGGTTCCGGTGTGCCGGACGACGCAATTCAGGAGTCGATCCGGTTGGGTGTCGGCAAAATTAATGTAAATACGGAAAGCCAGGTGGCATGCACCCAAAAAATCCGGGAACTGCTGGGAGCGGATCCGGATATGATCGACCCGCGAAAATACCTGGGTCCTGGTCGGGAAGCGATCAAAGAAACCGTCAAGGGTAAAATGCGCTTGTTTGGCAGTTCCGGCAAAGCCTGA
- the fsa gene encoding fructose-6-phosphate aldolase, producing MKFFIDTADVDQIRQIHQWGLLAGVTTNPSLVAKSGRDFLEVLREITSFVKGSVSAEVLADEAEDMWEEARPLTAIADNITIKVPMTAEGLKAVHRFSQAGIQTNVTLVFSANQALLAARAGATYVSPFLGRLDDIGHDGIQLIEEIAHLFERHEIDTQIIAASVRHPQHVTQAAAAGAHIATLPFGVFEKMLSHPLTDTGIERFKQDWIEAQAHIGE from the coding sequence ATGAAGTTTTTTATTGATACGGCGGATGTGGATCAAATCCGGCAGATTCATCAATGGGGATTATTGGCCGGTGTAACGACCAACCCCAGTTTGGTTGCAAAGTCCGGCCGGGATTTCCTGGAGGTGCTTCGGGAAATCACATCGTTTGTCAAGGGATCCGTCAGTGCCGAAGTTCTGGCCGACGAGGCTGAAGACATGTGGGAGGAGGCCCGCCCCCTTACCGCCATCGCCGACAATATCACGATCAAAGTGCCGATGACCGCCGAAGGGTTAAAGGCGGTCCATCGGTTTTCGCAAGCGGGAATTCAGACCAACGTGACACTGGTCTTTTCCGCCAATCAAGCCTTGTTGGCGGCCCGGGCCGGAGCCACGTATGTGAGCCCGTTTTTGGGACGGTTGGACGATATCGGTCACGACGGCATCCAGCTCATCGAAGAAATCGCCCATCTGTTTGAACGGCACGAGATCGACACCCAGATTATCGCAGCCAGTGTACGCCACCCCCAACACGTCACCCAGGCCGCAGCGGCGGGTGCCCATATTGCCACCTTGCCGTTTGGCGTGTTTGAGAAGATGTTGTCCCACCCCTTAACCGATACGGGAATTGAACGGTTTAAACAGGATTGGATCGAGGCGCAAGCCCATATTGGCGAATGA